A single window of Mycolicibacterium aurum DNA harbors:
- the aceE gene encoding pyruvate dehydrogenase (acetyl-transferring), homodimeric type, which produces MTTEFVRQDLAQNSSSTSEPDRVRVIREGVASYLPDIDSDETAEWLESFDQLVERSGPARARYLMLRLLERAGEQRVAIPALTSTDYVNTIPTELEPWFPGDEDVERRYRAWIRWNAAIMVHRAQRPGVGVGGHISTYASSAALYEVGFNHFFRGKSHPSGGDQIFIQGHASPGIYARAFLEGRLTSDQLDGFRQEHSHPGGGLPSYPHPRLMPDFWEFPTVSMGLGPMNAIYQARFNHYLHDRGIKDTSAQHVWAFLGDGEMDEPESRGLIQVAANEGLDNLTFVVNCNLQRLDGPVRGNGKIIQELESFFRGAGWNVIKVVWGREWDALLHADRDGALVNLMNTTPDGDYQTYKANDGSYVRDHFFGRDPRTKALVEPMTDREIWNLKRGGHDYRKVYAAYHAAMEHKGQPTVILAKTIKGYTLGKHFEGRNATHQMKKLALQDLKDFRDSQRIPLSDEQLEDNPYLPPYYHPGPEAPEIRYMLDRRRSLGGFLPERRTKTKVLPLPGRDAYKALKKGSGKQEVATTMATVRTFKELLRDKEIGKRIVPIIPDEARTFGMDSWFPSLKIYNRNGQLYTAVDAELMLAYKESEIGQILHEGINEAGSTASFTAVGTSYATHNEPMIPIYIFYSMFGFQRTGDGLWAAADQMARGFVLGATAGRTTLVGEGLQHADGHSLLLAATNPAVVAYDPAFAFEIAYIIESGLQRMFGENPENVYFYMTIYNEPYVQPAEPEGIDVDGLLRGIYRYQQAPEKKKHTAQILTSGVGMPSALKAAELLADDWDVAADVWSVTSWGELNRDGVAVEKERLRHPDKPAATPYITKVLADATGPVVAVSDWMRAVPEQIRPWVPGTYITLGTDGFGFSDTRPAARRYYNTDGESVAVAVLEGLARDGNIDMSVAVEAARKYEIDDVMAAPEQTSDPGVA; this is translated from the coding sequence GACCGACTACGTGAACACGATCCCGACCGAACTGGAGCCCTGGTTCCCCGGCGACGAGGACGTCGAGCGGCGCTACCGCGCGTGGATCCGCTGGAACGCCGCGATCATGGTGCACCGGGCACAGCGTCCGGGAGTCGGTGTGGGTGGCCATATTTCGACCTATGCCTCGTCGGCCGCGCTGTACGAGGTCGGCTTCAACCACTTCTTCAGGGGCAAGTCGCACCCCAGTGGGGGCGACCAGATCTTCATCCAGGGGCACGCCTCCCCCGGCATCTACGCCCGCGCGTTCCTGGAGGGCCGGCTGACCTCGGATCAACTCGACGGGTTCCGTCAGGAACACAGCCACCCCGGCGGCGGGCTGCCGTCCTACCCGCACCCCCGCCTGATGCCCGATTTCTGGGAGTTCCCGACGGTCTCCATGGGCCTGGGCCCGATGAACGCCATCTACCAGGCCAGGTTCAACCACTACCTGCACGACCGCGGCATCAAGGACACCTCCGCCCAGCATGTGTGGGCGTTCCTTGGCGACGGCGAAATGGACGAGCCGGAGAGCCGCGGCCTCATCCAGGTCGCCGCCAACGAGGGTCTGGACAACCTGACCTTCGTCGTCAACTGCAACCTGCAGCGCCTCGACGGACCCGTCCGCGGCAACGGCAAGATCATCCAGGAGCTGGAATCGTTCTTCCGCGGCGCCGGCTGGAACGTGATCAAGGTGGTCTGGGGCCGCGAGTGGGACGCCCTGCTGCACGCCGACCGCGACGGCGCCCTGGTCAACTTGATGAACACCACCCCTGATGGTGATTACCAGACCTATAAGGCCAACGACGGCAGCTACGTCCGCGACCACTTCTTCGGCCGCGACCCGCGCACCAAGGCTCTGGTCGAGCCGATGACCGATCGCGAGATCTGGAACCTCAAGCGCGGTGGGCACGACTACCGCAAGGTCTACGCGGCCTACCACGCGGCGATGGAGCACAAGGGCCAGCCCACGGTGATCCTGGCCAAGACCATCAAGGGCTACACCCTGGGCAAGCACTTCGAGGGCCGTAACGCCACGCACCAGATGAAAAAGCTTGCGTTGCAAGACCTCAAGGACTTCCGCGACAGCCAGCGCATTCCGTTGTCCGACGAGCAGCTCGAGGACAACCCCTATCTGCCGCCGTACTACCACCCGGGACCGGAAGCTCCGGAGATCCGCTACATGCTCGACCGGCGCCGCTCCCTGGGCGGGTTCCTGCCCGAGCGCCGGACCAAGACCAAGGTTCTGCCGCTACCGGGACGCGACGCCTATAAGGCGTTGAAGAAGGGGTCTGGCAAGCAGGAGGTGGCCACCACCATGGCCACCGTGCGGACGTTCAAGGAACTGCTGCGCGACAAAGAAATCGGCAAGCGCATCGTTCCCATCATCCCGGACGAGGCCCGCACGTTCGGCATGGATTCGTGGTTCCCGAGCCTGAAGATCTACAACCGCAACGGCCAGCTGTACACCGCGGTGGACGCCGAGTTGATGCTCGCCTACAAGGAGAGCGAGATCGGCCAGATCCTGCACGAGGGCATCAACGAGGCCGGTTCGACGGCGTCGTTCACCGCGGTCGGCACCTCGTACGCCACCCACAACGAGCCGATGATCCCGATCTACATCTTCTATTCGATGTTCGGGTTCCAGCGCACCGGCGACGGGCTGTGGGCCGCAGCCGACCAGATGGCGCGCGGGTTCGTCCTGGGTGCTACCGCCGGGCGCACCACGCTGGTCGGTGAAGGGCTGCAGCATGCCGACGGGCACTCGCTGCTGCTGGCCGCCACCAACCCTGCCGTGGTGGCCTACGACCCTGCGTTCGCCTTCGAGATCGCCTACATCATCGAAAGCGGTCTGCAGCGGATGTTCGGCGAGAACCCCGAGAACGTCTACTTCTACATGACGATCTACAACGAGCCCTACGTCCAGCCCGCCGAGCCCGAGGGCATCGACGTCGACGGGTTGCTGCGCGGCATCTACCGCTATCAGCAAGCGCCCGAGAAGAAGAAGCACACCGCGCAGATCCTGACCTCCGGTGTCGGTATGCCGTCGGCGCTCAAGGCCGCCGAACTGCTGGCCGACGACTGGGACGTCGCCGCGGACGTGTGGTCGGTGACGAGCTGGGGTGAGCTCAACCGCGACGGCGTGGCGGTCGAGAAGGAACGGTTGCGCCACCCGGACAAGCCGGCAGCAACCCCCTACATCACCAAGGTGCTCGCCGACGCCACCGGACCGGTGGTGGCGGTCTCGGATTGGATGCGTGCCGTGCCCGAGCAGATCCGGCCCTGGGTGCCGGGGACCTACATCACGCTCGGCACCGACGGCTTCGGCTTCTCCGACACCCGGCCCGCCGCACGGCGCTACTACAACACCGATGGCGAATCTGTCGCCGTCGCCGTGCTCGAAGGACTGGCGCGGGACGGCAACATCGACATGTCGGTGGCGGTCGAAGCCGCCCGCAAGTACGAGATCGATGACGTCATGGCTGCGCCGGAGCAGACGTCGGATCCCGGAGTCGCGTAG
- a CDS encoding PucR family transcriptional regulator, translated as MTDNNRFIPPKSTVEVLENVPESALRRLKQYSGRLATEAVHAMEERLPFFADMEASQRASVQLVVQAAVVNFVEWMRDPQSNVSYTAQAFEVVPQDLRRRIALRQSVEMVRVTMEFFEEVVPLLARSEQQLTALTAGILRYSRDLAFAAASAYADQAEIRGAWDTRMEANLVDAVVRGDSGPELQSQAAALNWDATAPATVIVGMPRPDRTEFAAEDVHEVAKRHGRSALSDVHGTWLVAIVSGTLTLTDRFLSDLMRAFADAPVVIGPTAPALGVSHRSATEAIAGMNAVAGWAGAPRPVSARELLPERALLGDTSAAAALEADVMRPLADAGPALTETLDAYLDSGGAIEACARQLFVHPNTVRYRLKRIADFTGRDPTVPRDAYVLRIASSLGRLSRQAHQLPAQSAGSRQVIDVASITIADKSTT; from the coding sequence ATGACCGACAACAATCGGTTCATCCCGCCGAAGTCGACCGTCGAGGTGCTGGAGAACGTCCCCGAATCGGCGCTGCGCCGGCTCAAGCAGTATTCGGGCCGGCTCGCCACCGAGGCGGTCCACGCCATGGAAGAACGGCTGCCGTTCTTCGCTGACATGGAGGCCTCCCAGCGGGCCAGCGTGCAGCTCGTGGTGCAGGCTGCCGTCGTCAACTTCGTCGAATGGATGCGCGACCCGCAGAGCAATGTCAGCTACACCGCACAGGCCTTCGAAGTGGTTCCGCAGGATCTGCGCCGGCGGATCGCGTTGCGCCAGTCCGTCGAGATGGTGCGCGTCACGATGGAGTTCTTCGAAGAAGTCGTGCCGCTGCTGGCCCGCTCCGAGCAGCAGCTGACGGCGCTGACCGCGGGAATCCTGCGCTACAGCCGCGATCTGGCGTTCGCGGCGGCCAGCGCCTACGCCGACCAGGCCGAGATCCGTGGTGCATGGGACACCAGGATGGAGGCCAACCTGGTGGACGCGGTGGTCCGGGGCGACAGCGGGCCGGAGCTGCAGTCCCAGGCCGCCGCACTGAACTGGGACGCCACCGCACCTGCGACGGTGATCGTCGGCATGCCGCGGCCGGACCGGACAGAATTCGCCGCCGAGGACGTGCACGAGGTGGCGAAACGCCACGGACGCAGCGCACTGTCCGACGTGCACGGCACGTGGCTGGTCGCGATCGTCTCGGGCACGCTTACCCTGACCGATCGATTCCTGTCGGATCTGATGCGAGCATTCGCCGACGCCCCGGTCGTGATCGGGCCCACCGCGCCGGCGCTTGGGGTGTCGCACCGCAGCGCCACGGAGGCTATTGCGGGGATGAACGCAGTCGCCGGCTGGGCCGGTGCCCCGCGCCCGGTGTCGGCACGCGAACTGCTGCCCGAGCGAGCTCTGCTCGGTGATACCAGCGCCGCCGCAGCCCTGGAAGCGGACGTGATGCGGCCCCTGGCCGACGCCGGACCGGCGCTCACCGAGACGTTGGATGCCTATCTGGATTCCGGCGGAGCAATTGAGGCATGCGCGCGTCAATTGTTCGTTCATCCAAATACCGTCCGCTACCGGCTGAAACGAATCGCGGACTTCACCGGCCGTGATCCCACGGTTCCGCGCGACGCCTATGTGTTGCGCATCGCCTCGTCGCTGGGCCGCCTGTCCCGGCAGGCCCATCAGCTCCCTGCTCAGAGCGCGGGATCCCGGCAGGTCATCGATGTTGCATCGATCACAATTGCGGACAAGTCCACGACGTAA
- a CDS encoding ACP S-malonyltransferase, protein MLAFLAPGQGSQTPGMLADWLELPGAAQRIAAWSEISGLDLGRLGTTATAEEITDTAVTQPLVVAATLLAYEELTTRGVLDGLDIDTTIVAGHSVGEIAAYAIAGVISADEAVSLAATRGKEMAKACALEPTGMSALLGGDETEVLARLEALDLVAANRNAAGQIVAAGAVSALEKLAEDPPARARIRPLATAGAFHTQYMASALPGYATVADRIDPAEPAVTLLSNSDGRPVSSAADAMAKLVAQMTRPVRWDLCTASMKELGVTAVVEFPPAGTLTGIAKRELKGTPTHPIKSPADLDGLAEYLRASAS, encoded by the coding sequence GTGCTCGCATTCCTGGCGCCCGGACAGGGCTCGCAGACTCCCGGCATGCTCGCCGACTGGCTCGAGCTGCCCGGTGCTGCCCAGCGCATCGCGGCGTGGTCGGAGATCAGCGGACTGGATCTGGGCCGGCTCGGCACCACGGCCACGGCCGAAGAGATCACCGATACCGCGGTGACCCAGCCTCTCGTCGTGGCAGCCACGCTGCTCGCCTACGAGGAACTCACGACGCGCGGCGTCCTCGACGGCCTCGACATCGACACCACAATCGTGGCCGGACACTCGGTCGGCGAAATCGCCGCCTACGCCATCGCCGGCGTGATCTCCGCCGACGAAGCCGTCTCGCTGGCAGCCACCCGGGGCAAGGAGATGGCCAAGGCTTGCGCGCTCGAGCCCACCGGCATGTCGGCGCTGCTGGGCGGCGACGAGACCGAAGTGCTGGCCCGCCTGGAAGCGCTGGACCTGGTCGCCGCAAACCGCAACGCCGCCGGGCAGATCGTCGCCGCCGGCGCGGTGTCGGCGCTGGAGAAGCTCGCCGAGGATCCGCCGGCCCGCGCCCGCATCCGTCCGTTGGCCACCGCAGGCGCCTTCCACACCCAGTACATGGCGTCGGCCCTGCCGGGCTACGCCACGGTGGCCGACCGCATCGACCCCGCGGAACCCGCCGTGACCCTGCTGTCCAACTCCGACGGCAGGCCGGTGTCCTCGGCCGCCGATGCCATGGCGAAACTGGTCGCCCAGATGACCAGGCCGGTGCGCTGGGATCTGTGCACCGCCTCGATGAAAGAACTCGGCGTCACCGCCGTTGTCGAGTTCCCGCCCGCGGGAACGTTGACGGGCATCGCCAAACGGGAGTTGAAGGGAACGCCGACGCATCCCATCAAGTCCCCCGCTGACCTGGACGGGCTCGCGGAGTACCTCCGCGCTTCGGCCAGCTGA
- the acpM gene encoding meromycolate extension acyl carrier protein AcpM encodes MGASQEEIISGLAEIIEEVTGIEPSEVTPEKSFVDDLDIDSLSMVEIAVQTEDKYGVKIPDEDLAGLRTVGDVVAYIQKLEEENPEAAAAIRAQITGDK; translated from the coding sequence GTGGGCGCCAGCCAGGAAGAAATCATCTCGGGTCTCGCGGAGATCATCGAAGAGGTCACGGGTATCGAGCCCTCTGAGGTCACCCCCGAGAAGTCCTTCGTCGACGACCTGGACATCGACTCGCTGTCGATGGTCGAGATCGCGGTGCAGACCGAGGACAAGTACGGCGTGAAGATCCCGGACGAGGACCTCGCCGGCCTGCGCACCGTCGGTGACGTCGTCGCCTACATCCAGAAGCTCGAAGAAGAGAACCCCGAAGCCGCTGCGGCCATCCGGGCACAGATTACGGGCGACAAGTGA
- the kasA gene encoding 3-oxoacyl-ACP synthase KasA, translated as MTKPSTANGGFPNVVVTAVTATTSIAPDIESTWKGLLAGESGIRVLEDDFVTKWDLAVKIGGHLKEPLDPLMSRLELRRMSYVQRMSKYLGNQLWDSIGRPEVDPDRFSVVIGTGLGGGEKIVETYDAMNEGGPRKVSPLAVQMIMPNGAAAVVGLELGARAGVITPVSACSSGSEGIAHAWRQIVMGDADIAVCGGVEGGIEALPIAAFSMMRAMSTRNDDPEGASRPFDKNRDGFVFGEAGALMVIETEEHALARGAKPLARLLGAGISSDAFHMVAPAADGARAGFAMKRAMETAGLSPKDISHVNAHATSTSIGDVAEANAIRVAGVEHAAVYAPKSALGHSIGAVGALESILTVLTLRDGVIPPTLNYETPDPEIDLDVVAGEPRYGDYQYAINNSFGFGGHNVALAFGRY; from the coding sequence GTGACCAAACCTTCCACTGCTAACGGCGGTTTCCCCAACGTCGTCGTGACCGCCGTCACGGCGACCACCTCGATTGCACCGGATATCGAGAGCACGTGGAAGGGTCTGCTTGCAGGAGAGAGCGGCATCCGCGTTCTCGAAGACGACTTCGTCACCAAGTGGGATCTTGCGGTCAAGATCGGTGGGCACCTCAAGGAGCCCCTCGATCCCCTCATGAGCCGGCTCGAACTGCGACGCATGTCGTACGTCCAGCGGATGTCGAAGTACCTGGGTAACCAGCTGTGGGACAGCATCGGGCGTCCGGAGGTCGATCCCGACCGGTTCTCGGTCGTGATCGGCACCGGCCTCGGTGGCGGCGAGAAGATCGTCGAGACCTACGACGCGATGAACGAGGGCGGGCCCCGCAAGGTGTCCCCGCTGGCCGTTCAGATGATCATGCCCAACGGTGCGGCTGCCGTCGTCGGCCTGGAGCTGGGCGCCCGCGCCGGGGTCATCACCCCGGTGTCGGCGTGCTCCTCCGGGTCCGAGGGCATCGCCCACGCCTGGCGCCAGATCGTCATGGGTGACGCCGACATCGCCGTCTGCGGCGGCGTCGAAGGCGGCATCGAGGCACTGCCCATCGCGGCGTTCTCGATGATGCGCGCGATGTCCACTCGCAACGACGATCCGGAAGGCGCGTCGCGGCCGTTCGACAAGAACCGTGACGGCTTCGTCTTCGGTGAAGCGGGTGCGCTGATGGTCATCGAGACCGAAGAGCACGCACTGGCCCGGGGCGCCAAGCCGCTGGCCAGACTGCTCGGAGCGGGCATCTCGTCGGACGCCTTCCACATGGTGGCGCCGGCAGCCGACGGCGCACGCGCCGGGTTCGCGATGAAGCGGGCCATGGAAACGGCAGGCCTGTCCCCCAAGGACATCAGCCACGTCAACGCGCACGCCACATCGACGTCCATCGGTGACGTCGCCGAGGCCAACGCGATCCGGGTCGCGGGTGTGGAGCACGCTGCGGTGTACGCACCGAAGTCGGCGCTGGGCCACTCCATCGGCGCGGTCGGGGCGCTGGAGTCGATCCTGACGGTGCTGACGCTGCGTGACGGCGTCATCCCGCCGACGCTCAACTACGAGACGCCGGATCCGGAAATCGATCTCGATGTCGTCGCAGGTGAGCCTCGATATGGCGACTACCAGTACGCCATCAACAATTCGTTCGGTTTTGGTGGCCACAATGTGGCATTGGCGTTCGGTCGCTACTAG
- the kasB gene encoding 3-oxoacyl-ACP synthase KasB has product MASPTTGSGLPDVVVTGIAMTTSLATDAETTWKSLLDGQSGIRLLGDEFVEQFKLPVKIGGHLHEDFDGELTKVEKRRMSYVQKMATVLGRRVWENAGSPEVDTERLLVSIGTGLGGAEALVFAYDGLRERGLRSVSPLSVQMYMPNGPSAVVGLERHAKAGVVTPVSACASGSEGIAQAWRNIVLGEADIAICGGVEQRIEAVPIAAFAQMRIVMSTNNDDPAGACRPFDKDRDGFVFGEAGALMVIETEEHAKARGATILARLMGASITSDGFHMVAPDPDGERAGYAMTRAIQLAGLQPGDIDHVNAHATGTSVGDVAEGKAINRAMAGHRPAVYAPKSALGHSVGAVGAVESILTVQALRDGIVPATLNLRNLDPEIDLDVVAGEPRTGDFRYAINNSFGFGGHNVALAFGKH; this is encoded by the coding sequence ATGGCTTCGCCGACAACAGGTAGTGGACTGCCGGACGTCGTGGTCACCGGTATCGCAATGACCACGAGTCTGGCTACCGACGCGGAAACTACCTGGAAGTCGCTGCTCGACGGACAAAGCGGCATCCGCCTCCTTGGCGATGAATTCGTCGAGCAGTTCAAGCTTCCGGTGAAGATCGGTGGGCACCTGCACGAGGATTTCGACGGCGAGCTCACCAAGGTCGAGAAACGCCGGATGTCCTACGTCCAGAAGATGGCGACGGTTCTCGGCCGACGGGTCTGGGAGAACGCCGGCTCCCCCGAAGTCGACACCGAACGGCTCCTGGTGTCGATCGGGACCGGGTTGGGCGGCGCCGAGGCGCTGGTGTTCGCCTACGACGGCCTGCGGGAACGCGGCCTGCGTTCGGTGTCACCTCTGTCGGTGCAGATGTACATGCCCAATGGACCTTCCGCGGTCGTCGGACTGGAGCGCCACGCCAAAGCAGGTGTGGTGACTCCGGTTTCGGCATGTGCATCGGGTTCGGAAGGTATTGCCCAGGCCTGGCGCAACATTGTGCTCGGCGAGGCCGACATCGCCATCTGCGGAGGTGTCGAGCAGCGCATCGAGGCGGTGCCGATCGCCGCGTTCGCCCAGATGCGCATCGTGATGTCGACCAACAACGACGACCCCGCGGGCGCGTGCCGACCCTTCGACAAGGACCGGGACGGGTTCGTCTTCGGCGAGGCCGGCGCGCTGATGGTCATCGAGACCGAAGAACATGCCAAGGCCCGGGGCGCCACGATCCTGGCCCGGCTGATGGGCGCGAGCATCACCTCCGACGGCTTCCACATGGTGGCCCCCGACCCGGACGGCGAACGTGCCGGCTATGCGATGACGCGCGCCATCCAGCTCGCAGGTCTGCAGCCCGGCGATATCGACCATGTCAACGCGCATGCGACCGGCACCAGCGTCGGCGACGTCGCCGAGGGCAAGGCGATCAACAGGGCGATGGCCGGTCACCGGCCCGCGGTCTACGCGCCGAAGTCGGCGCTGGGCCATTCCGTCGGCGCGGTGGGCGCCGTGGAGTCCATTCTCACAGTCCAGGCGCTGCGGGACGGCATCGTTCCGGCCACACTGAACTTGAGGAACCTGGATCCAGAGATCGACCTCGACGTCGTGGCGGGCGAACCGCGCACCGGTGACTTCCGGTACGCGATCAACAATTCATTCGGATTCGGCGGGCACAATGTCGCACTCGCCTTCGGCAAGCACTGA
- a CDS encoding acyl-CoA carboxylase subunit beta has product MTTIENRRAPDSANESLDPRDPLLRLSTFFDDGSVELLHERDKSGVLAATGTVNGVRTVAFCTDGTVMGGAMGVDGCKHIVNAYDVAIEDQSPIVGIWHSGGARLAEGVKALHAVGLVFEAMIRASGYIPQISVVVGFAAGGAAYGPALTDVIVMAPDSKVFVTGPDVVRSVTGEDVDMVSLGGPEAHHKKSGVCHIVADDELDAYERGRRLVGLFCQQGHFDRTKAEAGDTDLKALLPESARRAYDVHPLVEALLDDGVPFEEFQSRWAPSIVVGLGRLAGRTVGVIANNPLRLGGCLNSESAEKSARFVRLCDAFGIPLVVIVDVPGYLPGVDQEWGGVVRRGAKLLHAFGESSVPRVTLVTRKIYGGAYIAMNSRSLNATKVFAWPDAEVAVMGAKAAVGILHKKKLAAAAPEDREALHEELAIEHERIAGGVDSAIEIGVVDAKIDPAHTRSVLTQALAEAPARRGRHKNIPL; this is encoded by the coding sequence ATGACGACAATCGAGAATCGGCGGGCGCCCGACTCGGCCAACGAGTCCCTTGATCCGCGCGATCCGCTGTTGCGGCTCTCCACGTTCTTCGATGACGGCAGCGTCGAGCTGCTGCACGAACGCGACAAGTCCGGTGTGCTGGCCGCCACCGGCACCGTCAATGGAGTGCGCACCGTCGCCTTCTGCACCGACGGCACCGTTATGGGCGGCGCCATGGGCGTCGACGGCTGCAAGCACATCGTCAACGCCTACGACGTCGCGATCGAGGACCAGAGCCCGATCGTCGGCATCTGGCACTCGGGCGGCGCGCGGCTGGCCGAAGGAGTCAAGGCGCTGCACGCCGTCGGCCTGGTCTTCGAGGCGATGATCCGGGCGTCGGGCTACATCCCGCAGATCTCGGTCGTCGTAGGCTTCGCGGCCGGCGGCGCCGCGTACGGCCCCGCCCTCACCGACGTCATCGTGATGGCGCCCGACAGCAAGGTCTTCGTCACCGGCCCCGACGTCGTCCGCAGCGTCACCGGTGAGGACGTCGACATGGTGTCCCTCGGCGGCCCCGAGGCGCACCACAAGAAGTCCGGCGTCTGCCACATCGTCGCCGACGACGAGCTCGACGCCTACGAACGCGGCCGCCGCCTGGTCGGATTGTTCTGCCAGCAGGGTCATTTCGACCGCACCAAGGCCGAGGCCGGCGACACCGACCTCAAGGCGCTGCTGCCCGAGTCCGCTCGCCGCGCCTACGACGTGCACCCGCTGGTCGAGGCGCTGCTGGACGACGGTGTGCCGTTCGAAGAGTTCCAGTCGCGCTGGGCACCGTCGATCGTGGTCGGTCTCGGCCGGCTCGCCGGTCGCACCGTCGGCGTCATCGCCAACAACCCGCTGCGCCTCGGCGGCTGCCTGAACTCCGAAAGTGCGGAGAAGTCAGCGCGATTCGTGCGGCTGTGCGACGCCTTCGGCATCCCGCTGGTGGTCATCGTCGACGTACCCGGCTACCTTCCCGGTGTCGACCAGGAGTGGGGCGGCGTGGTGCGCCGCGGCGCGAAGCTGCTGCACGCCTTCGGTGAATCGTCGGTACCCCGCGTCACGCTGGTCACCCGCAAGATCTACGGCGGCGCCTACATCGCGATGAACTCGCGGTCGCTGAACGCCACCAAGGTGTTCGCGTGGCCCGATGCCGAGGTCGCCGTGATGGGCGCCAAGGCCGCGGTCGGCATCCTGCACAAGAAGAAGCTGGCCGCCGCTGCGCCGGAAGACCGTGAGGCCCTGCACGAAGAGCTGGCCATCGAGCACGAGAGGATCGCCGGCGGCGTCGACTCGGCCATCGAGATCGGGGTGGTGGACGCGAAGATCGATCCCGCGCACACCCGCAGCGTGCTGACCCAGGCGCTGGCCGAGGCACCCGCGCGGCGCGGTCGCCACAAGAACATCCCGCTGTAA
- a CDS encoding glycerol-3-phosphate dehydrogenase/oxidase, with translation MTGSTALNASRRAADLAEIADGAMVDMVVIGGGITGTGIALDAVTRGLSVVLVEKHDLAFGTSRWSSKLVHGGLRYLATGNVGIARRSAVERGILMTRNAPHLVHAMPQLVPLLPEMSKASRALVRFGFAAGDGLRKLAGTPASALPRSRRIDAQRAIALGPTVRRGGLDGALLAYDGQLIDDARLVTAVARTAAQHGARILTRVAASDASRNSVTLTDTLTGEAMQVSARAVVNASGVWAGEVDDSIRLRPSRGTHLVFDAKAFGNPTAALTVPIPGEINRFVFAMPEQLGRVYLGLTDEDAPGPIPDVPEPTPAEITFLLDTVNTALDSPLREEDVIGSYAGLRPLIDTGAGRTADVSREHAVTDSPSGVISVIGGKLTEYRYMAEDVVDQAVARRGLTAGVCRTRNLPLVGAPANPVATLRSSPVELPGSLVARYGAEAPNVIARASCARPTEPVAEGIDVTRAEFEYAVTHEGALTVDDILDRRTRIGLVAEDRSKAEPAAAELLAATN, from the coding sequence ATGACAGGCTCAACAGCATTGAATGCCTCGCGACGGGCAGCGGACCTCGCCGAGATTGCCGACGGCGCCATGGTCGACATGGTCGTGATCGGCGGCGGGATCACCGGTACCGGCATCGCTCTCGATGCCGTGACCCGCGGTCTGTCGGTCGTCCTGGTCGAGAAGCATGACCTGGCATTCGGCACCAGCCGGTGGAGCTCGAAACTCGTGCACGGCGGTCTGCGCTATCTCGCGACCGGCAATGTCGGCATCGCGCGCCGCAGCGCGGTGGAGCGCGGAATCCTGATGACCCGCAACGCACCTCACCTCGTGCACGCCATGCCCCAGCTCGTGCCGCTGCTGCCCGAGATGTCCAAGGCGTCGCGGGCACTGGTGAGATTCGGCTTCGCGGCAGGCGACGGCCTGCGCAAGCTGGCGGGCACGCCGGCGTCCGCGCTGCCCAGGTCTCGGCGGATCGACGCGCAGCGAGCCATCGCGCTCGGCCCCACCGTGCGTCGCGGTGGCCTGGATGGCGCCCTACTGGCCTACGACGGGCAGTTGATCGACGACGCACGGCTCGTCACGGCCGTTGCGCGCACCGCCGCTCAACACGGGGCCAGGATCCTGACCCGTGTCGCGGCCTCCGATGCGTCACGGAACTCGGTGACGTTGACCGACACGCTCACCGGTGAGGCGATGCAGGTGTCGGCCCGCGCTGTCGTCAACGCCTCCGGTGTATGGGCCGGCGAGGTCGACGACTCGATTCGGCTGCGGCCCAGCCGGGGAACTCACCTGGTGTTCGACGCCAAGGCATTCGGCAATCCCACGGCGGCCTTGACGGTGCCGATTCCGGGGGAGATCAACCGGTTCGTCTTCGCGATGCCCGAACAACTGGGGCGGGTGTATCTCGGTCTGACCGACGAGGACGCTCCCGGTCCGATTCCCGATGTGCCGGAACCGACTCCGGCCGAGATCACGTTCCTGCTCGATACCGTCAACACCGCGTTGGACTCGCCGCTGCGCGAGGAGGACGTGATCGGTTCCTACGCCGGGCTGCGACCGCTGATCGACACCGGCGCAGGCAGGACCGCCGATGTGTCCCGCGAACACGCCGTCACCGATTCACCGTCCGGCGTCATCAGCGTGATCGGCGGCAAGCTCACCGAGTACCGGTACATGGCCGAGGATGTGGTGGACCAGGCCGTCGCCCGCCGTGGTCTGACCGCGGGGGTCTGCCGGACCCGCAATCTGCCGCTGGTCGGGGCGCCGGCCAATCCCGTTGCGACACTGCGGTCCTCACCGGTAGAGCTGCCGGGATCGTTGGTGGCCCGCTACGGCGCGGAGGCGCCGAACGTCATCGCACGCGCCTCGTGTGCGCGGCCGACCGAGCCGGTGGCCGAGGGCATTGACGTCACACGGGCGGAATTCGAGTACGCAGTGACCCACGAGGGGGCGCTCACGGTCGACGACATCCTGGACCGGCGCACCCGCATCGGGCTGGTCGCCGAGGACCGGTCCAAGGCGGAGCCGGCAGCGGCGGAACTGCTGGCCGCGACGAACTGA